Proteins encoded by one window of Carassius auratus strain Wakin chromosome 8, ASM336829v1, whole genome shotgun sequence:
- the gpd1a gene encoding glycerol-3-phosphate dehydrogenase 1a, with amino-acid sequence MSSPKRVCIVGSGNWGSAIAKIVGTNARNNSKFDSTVNMWVFEETVNGRKLTEIINTDHENVKYLPGHKLPENVVAVPDLLDAAKDADILLFVIPHQFIGRVCDTMKGKIKPDALGMSLIKGVDEGPDGLKLISEVIREKLGINMSVLMGANIANEVADEKFCETTIGCRDQAQGALLKELMQTHHFRVTVVQETDVVEICGALKNIVAVGAGFCDGLGFGDNTKAAVIRLGLMEMISFARLFCTTGSVSTATFLESCGVADLITTCYGGRNRKVAEAFAKTSKSLEELEKEMLNGQKLQGPATAVEVHTILKNKGVLDRFPLFNAVYGICYEGRPVTEFIHCLQNHPEHQ; translated from the exons ATGTCAAGTCCAAAAAGAGTTTGCATCGTCGGATCTGGGAACTg GGGTTCTGCTATTGCTAAGATAGTTGGCACAAATGCAAGGAATAATTCAAAGTTTGACTCCACGGTTAACATGTGGGTGTTTGAAGAGACGGTGAATGGACGTAAACTCACAGAGATCATAAACACAGACCACGAGAACGTCAAGTATTTGCCTGGACACAAGCTTCCGGAGAATGTT GTGGCGGTGCCAGATCTGCTCGACGCTGCCAAGGACGCAGATATTCTGCTCTTTGTGATTCCACATCAGTTCATCGGCCGCGTCTGTGACACCATGAAGGGCAAAATCAAACCAGACGCGCTGGGAATGTCACTCATCAAG GGGGTGGATGAAGGCCCAGACGGACTGAAGCTGATCTCAGAGGTAATTCGTGAGAAGCTGGGCATCAACATGAGCGTGTTGATGGGAGCAAATATCGCCAATGAAGTAGCGGATGAGAAATTCTGTGAAACCACAATTG GCTGCAGGGATCAAGCTCAAGGGGCATTGCTTAAGGAACTCATGCAGACGCATcacttccgggtcacggtcgtgcAGGAAACAGATGTGGTTGAGATCTGTGGTGCTCTGAAG AACATAGTGGCAGTAGGAGCAGGTTTCTGTGACGGCTTGGGTTTTGGGGACAACACGAAGGCTGCGGTGATCAGACTGGGTCTCATGGAGATGATCAGCTTTGCTCGGTTGTTCTGTACCACCGGCTCGGTCTCTACTGCAACTTTCCTGGAGAGCTGTGGCGTCGCTGATCTCATTACTACATGCTACGGAGGACGGAACCGGAAAGTGGCAGAGGCTTTTGCCAAGACCAGCAAG TCTCTTGAAGAGCTTGAAAAGGAAATGTTGAACGGTCAGAAGCTTCAGGGTCCAGCCACGGCCGTTGAAGTTCACACCATCCTTAAAAACAAAGGTGTGCTGGACAG atttcctctttttaatgcTGTGTACGGGATCTGTTACGAGGGTCGACCTGTTACTGAGTTCATCCACTGCCTGCAGAATCATCCAGAACATCAGTGA